From Aspergillus fumigatus Af293 chromosome 5, whole genome shotgun sequence, a single genomic window includes:
- a CDS encoding putative protein N-terminal asparagine amidohydrolase produces the protein MRIATLQFAPKVGDVEGNIKRTNELLNSGYATGIESLKPDLLVLPELALTGYNFPSLEAIRPYLEPAGKGVSAAWARETATRLRCKVCVGYPEIEVTADEESSAQPQEKYYNSLLVVSEEGEVLVNYRKTFLFFTDETWASEGSADRGFHELVFNNCSAEQGYVLSSRVATSFGICMDINPYKFEAPFTAWEFANRVLDSKSQLVILSMAWTTFMSREELDALADKPDLDTFNYWIQRFWPLVRQKMRHDVDLGADGHDAEGAKEKKIVIVFGNRCGEEGSVRYAGTSAIIAITQRPGLVQEGDTSGEELPFDVKILCWDILGATTEGICFADTTADPKTVFGLVKRSQA, from the exons ATGCGAATTGCCACATTACAATTCGCCCCTAAGGTGGGCGACGTGGAGGGCAACATCAAACGGACCAACGAATTGCTGAACAGCGGCTATGCGACTGGGATCGAGAGCCTGAAGCCTGACCTCCTGGTATTGCCGGAACTGGCTCTGACGG GGTACAATTTCCCCTCGCTAGAAGCCATTCGGCCGTACCTTGAGCCGGCTGGGAAGGGCGTATCAGCTGCGTGGGCACGCGAGACGGCTACGCGTCTCAGGTGTAAGGTCTGCGTGGGGTATCCCGAGATTGAAGTAACTGCAGACGAGGAGAGTAGCGCACAACCGCAGGAGAAGTACTATAATTCTTTGCTTGTTGTGAGTGAAGAGGGGGAGGTGTTGGTAAATTACCGCAAGacgtttctcttcttcacgGATGAGACGTGGGCGTCCGAAGGCTCGGCAGACCGAGGCTTCCATGAGCTTGTCTTTAACAATTGTTCCGCTGAGCAAGGATATGTGCTGTCGTCTAGGGTGGCTACTTCGTTTGGAATATGTATGGATATCAACCCGTACAAGTTTGAGGCGCCGTTCACGGCTTGGGAGTTTGCGAATCGGGTCCTCGACTCCAAGTCGCAGCTAGTGATTCTGTCGATGGCCTGGACGACGTTTATGAGTcgggaggagctggatgcgCTGGCTGATAAGCCGGATTTGGATACGTTTAATTACTGGATACAGAGATTTTGGCCTTTAGTCAGGCAGAAGATGCGGCACGATGTTGATTTGGGAGCTGATGGCCATGACGCCGAAGgcgcaaaagaaaagaagattgtCATTGTGTTTGGCAATAGGTGTGGAGAAGAGGGATCGGTGCGCTATGCGGGGACGAGCGCGATTATTGCTATTACGCAGCGCCCGGGGTTGGTGCAGGAGGGCGATACTTCTGGAGAGGAGTTACCGTTCGATGTGAAGATCCTTTGTTGGGATATACTGGGTGCGACGACAGAGGGTATCTGCTTTGCTGATACTACAGCTGATCCGAAGACGGTGTTTGGATTGGTTAAGAGGTCGCAGGCGTGA
- a CDS encoding basic helix-loop-helix domain-containing protein produces MSDQSLGASDSNITNKRKREGDDSAGPDPQRLNRSSNGSSGSIPGADAQNNFAHSSLTSYDAHGLPTSTSELNIDQQILQHVGPQNGISDENALTAKAALAAHNPQNKYPPPPEPSFDANNLAHGLTFGDDMGQAMGPTHGHNSTAAAVYAAREAQSMNQKPSVGSPEWHQIRKNNHKEVERRRREAINEGINQLARLVPNCDKNKGAILQRTIEYICQLHDEKKTMSERWEQNNMTTSHAINEISAQNSKLKLEVNRRGDIAQKWLQRCRDAGLEFDDYNDAEELEPLEVDQGQV; encoded by the exons ATGTCTGACCAATCGTTGGGTGCCTCGGATAGCAATATCACAAACAAGCGCAAGCGCGAGGGTGATGACAGCGCGGGCCCGGATCCCCAGCGCCTGAACCGCTCTTCCAATGGAAGTAGTGGCAGCATACCTGGCGCGGATGCTCAGAACAATTTCGCACACAGCTCTCTTACTTCCTATGATGCGCACGGTCTCCCTACCTCTACTTCGGAGCTCAATATTGACCAGCAAATCCTCCAACATGTCGGACCACAGAACGGTATTTCTGATGAGAACGCTTTGACTGCCAAAGCCGCTTTGGCTGCACACAATCCTCAAAACAAATATCCGCCTCCCCCCGAACCTTCTTTCGACGCCAATAATCTTGCCCACGGGTTGACGTTCGGCGACGATATGGGTCAGGCTATGGGCCCTACTCATGGACACAATTCGACCGCCGCAGCTGTCTACGCTGCACGCGAAGCCCAGAGTATGAATCAAAAACCGTCCGTTGGTTCTCCTGAGTGGCACCAAATTCGCAAGAACAATCACAAAGAGG TGGAACGTCGGCGTCGTGAAGCTATCAACGAGGGTATTAATCAGCTAGCGCGTCTGGTCCCCAACTGTGACAAGAACAAAGGCGCTATCCTACAGCGTACAATCGAGTACATCTGCCAGCTgcatgatgagaagaaaacGATGAGTGAACGATGGGAGCAAAATAACATGACTACAAGTCATGCTATCAACGAGATCAGCGCCCAGAATTCCAAGTTGAAATTAGAAGTTAACCGCCGTGGAGATATCGCCCAGAAGTGGCTTCAGCGCTGTCGCGACGCAGGTCTCGAGTTCGACGACTACAACGATGCTGAAGAGCTCGAGCCCCTTGAGGTCGACCAGGGTCAGGTCTGA